GCTGCTGTGTAGTAGGGTTAACGCTGCTGTGTAGTAGGGTTAACGCTGCTGTGTAGTAGGGTTAACGCTGCTGTGTAGTAGGGTTAACGCTGCTGTGTAGTAGGGTTAACGCTGCTGTGTAGTAGGGTTAACGCTGCTGTGTAGTAGGGTTAACGCTGCTGTGCTGTGTAGTAGGGTTAACTGTGTTGTTTGTTCTGTACTGTGTAGTAGGGTTAACTGTGTTGTTTGTTCTGTACTGTGTAGTAGGGTTAACTGTGTTGTTTGTTCTGTACTGTGTAGTAGGGTTAACTGTGTTGTTTGTTCTGTATTGTGTAGTAGGGTTAACTGTGTTGTTTGTTCTGTATTGTGTAGTAGGGTTAACTGTGTTGTTTGTTCTGTACTGTGTAGTAGGGTTAACTGTGTTGTTTGTTCTGTGTAGTAGGGTTAACTGTGTTGTTTGTTCTGTACTGTGTAGTAGGGTTAACTGTGTTGTTTGTTCTGTGTAGTAGGGTTAACTGTGCTGTTTGTTCTGTACTGTGTAGTAGGGTTAACTGTGTTGTTTGTTCTGTATTGTGTAGTAGGGTTAACTGTGTTGTTTTTGCTAGATGtgtctatgtgctgtgtgtgATGATGTGGAGGAGTTGCAGTCTGACTCATGTGGGGCCGGGGCCAGCCAGCTCTAGTCACTCAGAGACAGGCAGCGCTGTGAGGCTCCTAACAGTTCCTTTGTCTGGGGCTGCTGCATGAAAGGCCTCTGTCTCCTGGTGATTTCTGCCTCTGAACCCACCACTGTCAGGTCTGATTTCATGCTATTTCCTGAGCCCCCGCTAAAGAATACCcactttccctcctccctccacccttcctgctcctgctccttcctccaaccccctcctctttccccctctgccCACTGAAGAGGCAGGGCTGGTATTACTGTGGCTGGGTGAAGTCTGGAGTGCTGCCGCATATTGGATTGCATCATAGATGGCTATGGAGGCCTGTCCTTCTCGCTTTCTCACTCTAAGTCATAATTAGCAGTTGAATGGTCAGAGGTTAGATGTTTAGTGTTTCCTGTATGCACAGTAACTCAGGTATGTGCTCTCCTCTTTTGGCCCTCCCAGGCAGCAAGCATGAGGATGGCACCCAGAGCGACTCCGAGAACGGAATTGGTCTGCGCTTCGGCAACCGGAGGCTGGCTTtggaggagaggctgagggtGGCGCAGGGAGGACAGGGGGGTCAGGGGGGCCGGACCACCAGCAACAGGACCTCCTTCATGATCGAGTTCTACGATGATGAGAACTCCCGCAAGCGACGATCCTACTCCTTCTCGCAGACTGCACCACTGCTTGGGGGCGCGGCCGGGGAGGCTCTGTGCCCCACGCCCCCCTCCCACCCTAAGTCCCCCTCTACCACAGCCACAGACTTCAGCAAGGCCCCGTTATCAGCGGCCCTGATAGCGGGTGCCCCCACGGCCGCCCGGGTCCTGATGAAGCAGAGGTCTGAGGACCAGAGCATAGGAAGGAGCTCGGTCAGTACAGGTCACCAGACAATTGAGCCCAGCCCCAGTGAGGAGGGTTTGAGGACCCCTCGGTCTcagggggacagggacagggagcaGGAGGATGACCAGAGCGATAAGGGAACCTACACCATTGAGCTGGAGAACCGCAAccctgaggaggaggaggccagGCGCATGATAGACAAGGTATGGCCAGCTTTCTGAAGTATTTTCACACACCTCAAGGATTTATCTTTATGGGTTGGGTTGCTGTGAATAcgatttttatttgaaaaatatattttctgaATTGCAGGTAGGAAAGCTGACCTGGTTTGAATGTAAGAATGGCCAAGTTCTATGTGTCTTGAATTAACTGTATAAAAGGTCATGTTGTTTTTCTTCAGTTTTCTAAAATGTCCGCCATAAATAACATCCACTAAGCATGCTGAGCTTTTGAAGCTGTAATGACCTGTCATAATGAATTATTACATCGCTATTTCCCGAATGAAAAGCATTTTACTATGTCCTCTGATGCTCTGTGACCCATGGGTTAAAGTACATTAGATTTCATTTTGTAATGTATTTTATTTCCAACTGAATGTGGTCGTTGCGAGACCAATTTAAAATATTTACATTGTACAATATGTAGTCTCAAGCTTTTATACACTGAAGGTCTTGATCAGGCACTCACTAATATACACATTTTCAATGGTATATTAAGAAAGAAATGTTACTGTCAGGAAATGGTATACCCAGCAGCATAGGTCTTTGCCCTGATGTGGCGGTCAATTTCCCTTAAGTCTCTCTGTTCTAATTAGCTCatataaacagtcacacacaatgAGAGAGTGAGCTATATAACCTGCTGCATAACCTGGCTGTCACAATCCAGTGCAACAGCTGCAATAATAAAAACCACAGTTAACACAGCACAAGACTCAATCATAAGACTCACGCACAAGACTCAATCATAAGACTCACGCACAAGACTCAATCATAAGACTCACGCACAAGACTCAATCATAAGACTCACGCACAAGACTCAATCATAAGACTCACGCACAAGACTCAATCATAAGACTCACGCACAAGACTCAATCATAAGACTCACGCACAAGACTCAATCATAAGACTCACGCACAAGACTCAATCATAAGACTCACGCACAAGACTCAATCATAAGACTCACGCACAAGACTCAATCATAAGACGCACGCACAAGACTCAATCATAAGACTCACGCACAAGACTCAATCATAAGACTCACGCACAAGACTCAATCATAAGACTCACGCACAAGACTCAATCATAAGACTCACGCACAAGACTCAATCATAAGACTCACGCACAAGACTCAATCATAAGACTCACGCACAAGACTCAATCATAAGACTCACGCACAAGACTCAATCATAAGACTCACGCACAAGACTCAATCATAAGACTCACGCACAAGACTCAATCATAAGACTCACGCACAAGACTCAATCATAAGACGCACGCACAAGACTCAATCATAAGACTCACGCACAAGACTCAATCATAAGACTCACGCACAAGACTCAATCATAAGACTCACGCACAAGACTCAATCATAAGACTCACGCACAAGACTCAATCATAAGACTCACGCACAAGACTCAATCATAAGACTCACGCACAAGACTCAATCATAAGACTCACGCACAAGACTCAATCATAAGACTCACGCACAAGACTCAATCATAAGACTCACGCACAAGACTCAATCATAAGACTCACGCACAAGACTCAATCATAAGACTCACGCACAAGACTCAATCATAAGACTCACGCACAAGACTCAATCATAAGACTCACGCACAAGACTCAATCATAAGACTCACGCACAAGACTCAATCATAAGACTCACGCACAAGACTCAATCATAAGACTCACGCACAAGACTCAATCATAAGACTCACGCACAAGACTCATTCATATAAGACTCACGCACAAGACTCAATCATAAGACTCACGCACAAGACTCAATCATAAGACTCACGCACAAGACTCAATCATAAGACTCACGCACAAGACTCAATCATAAGACTCACGCACAAGACTCAATCATAAGACTCACGCACAAAACTCATTCATATAAGACTCACGCACAAGACTCAATCATAAGACTCACGCACAAGACTCAATCATAAGACTCACACACAAGACTCAATCATAAGACTCACGCACAAGACTCAATCATAAGACTCACATACAAGACTCAATCATAAGACTCACGCACAAGACTCATTCATAAGACTCACGCACAAGACTCAATCATAAGACTCACGCACAAGACTCAATCATAAGACTCACGCACAAGACTCAATCATAAGACTCACGCACAAGACTCAATCATAAGACTCACGCACAAGACTCAATCATAAGACTCACGCACAAGACTCAATCATAAGACTCACGCACAAGACTCAATCATAAGACTCACGCACAAGACTCACGCACAAGACTCAATCATAATACTCACGCACAAGACTCAATCATAAGACTCACACACAAGACTCAATCATAAGACTCACGCACAAGACTCAATCATAAGACTCACATACAAGACTCAATCATAAGACTCACGCACAAGACTCATTCATAAGACTCACGCACAAGACTCAATCATAAGACTCACGCACAAGACTCAATCATAAGACTCACGCACAAGACTCAATCATAAGACTCACGCACAAGACTCAATCATAAGACTCACGCACAAGACTCAATCATAAGACTCACGCACAAGACTCAATCATAAGACTCACGCACAAGACTCAATCATAAGACTCACGCACAAGACTCAATCATAAGACTCACGCACAAGACTCATTCATATAAGACGCACGCACAAGACTCATTCATAAGACTCACGCACAAGACTCATTCATAAGACTCACGCACAAGACTCAATCATAAGACTCACGCACAAGACTCAATCATAAGACTCACGCACAAGACTCATTCATAAGACTCATGCACAAGACTCAATCATAAGACTCACGCACACGACTCAATCATAAGACTCACGCACAAGACTCAATCATAAGACTCACACACAAGACTCAGTCATAAGACTCACGCACAAGACTCATTCATAAGACTCACGCACAAGTCTCATTCATAAGACTCACGCACAAGACTCAGTCGTAAGACTCACGCACAAGACTCACTCATAAGCATCAAGCACAAGACTCATTCATAAGACTCATGAGTAACTCCCTTAACCATACACAATTTAGAAAAGATGAGCAGAAGTGTCATCATCCATCCTCGCCTTCTTCCAAATGAACTGTTCTATTGACACCTAGGGACTAGTTTATGATCATAATACCTTTGCTGCAAAACAAGCTTAGCCTCTAGCTAGCGCTCACTCTGAACACAGCATTCCACATGTAACATACCGCTGTAGAGCGAATCTAATGGGGCTCACCATCGAGCTCTCTCCATTATTCCATCGTCCTCCAGGGAGTTTAGAAAACCACCAGTTTGCTTATGTGACAGCTGCCTGCGTGCTTTCTCATGCTGAATGAAAATCTCAGAAGTCTCAGAAGTAGAGAAGTAAGGATTTACTGCCGGTTTAAGATTCCCCCCAAAAAGCTATTTAAACTCTTAAACATGTAGCCCTGAGATGTCATTTTTGACTCATTAAATATTTATATGGTACTTAAAAGATGGCAATTGGGGCATGGAGTAAGTGGAGAGGGGGTGGGGCATTGGTTGTCAGATTTATTTAGAGCATAGGCTGGGAAGTCTTCTCTAAACTAGAAGTGTGATGATGGTAATTCCTATAATTAGCTGACACAGTAATTGGCACACTGCTCCCTGTCTTTTTACATGGCCGTTATGGATGTGTGAAGTGTGTGGGGGCAGTGCTTTGATCCAACTGGCCCTCATGTTGGTCCAATATCAGCCACCTTTGTCTATGTAGTAGACTACCGTGAGTGGCAGTGATGAGTCATCAAGCTCTTTATTTTCTTGATGCTCAGGTGTTTGGGGTGGAGCAGAACCAGGATCCGTCTGTCTCAGGACCAGTAGAACACCAACAGGGAGAAGcagggaaggagaagaaggagaggaagaagaccACAGAGACGGGAGAAACTGAAAAACCAAGCTGCCTTCCATCTGAGGTAAAACACCCCTTCCATGGAGACACAAATTATTATACCCAATCTCTCACAGCTTTTAGTCATCATAGTCCCCAtagcatctacagttgaagtcagaagtttacatacacttaagttggagtcattaaaacttgtttttcaaccactccacaaatttcttgttaacaaactatagtcggttaggacatctactttgtgcatgacacaagtaatttttccaacaattgtttacagacagattatttcacttataattcactgtatcacaattccagtggatcagaagtttacatacactaagttgactttgcctttaaacagcttggaaaattccagaaaaggattccatgtctttagaagcttctgataggctgattgacataatttgagtcaattggaggtgtacctgtggatgtatttcaaggccttccttcaaactcagtgcctctttgcttgacatcatgggaaaatcgaaagaaatcagccaagacctcagaaaaaaattctggttcatccttgggagcaatttccaaacacctgaaggtaccatgttcctctgtacaaacaatagtacgcaagtataaacaccatgggaccacgcagccgtcataccacttaggaaggagatgtgttctgtctcctagagatgaatgtactttggtgcgaaaagtgcaaatcaatcccagaacaacagcaaaggaccttgtgaagatgctggaggaaacaggtacaaaattatctatatccacagtaaaacgagtcctatatcgacataacctgaaaggccgctcagcaaggaagaagccactgctccaaaaccaccataaaaaagccagactacggtttgaactgcacatggggacaaagattgtaccttttggagaaatgtcctctggtctgatgaaaccagaatagaactgtttggccataatgaccattgttatgtttggaggaaataggaggaggcttgcaagccgaagaaaccatcccatcatgttgtgggggtgctttgctgcaggagggactggtgcacttcacaaaatagatggcgtcatgagggaggaaaattatgtggatatattgaagccacatctcaaggcatcagtagggaagttaaagcttggtcgttaatgggtcttccaaatggacaatgaccccagcatacttccaaagttgtggcaaaatggcttaaggacagcaaagtctaggtattggagtggccatcacaaagccacaaactcaatcctatagaaaatttgtgggcagaactgaaaaagcttgtgcgagcaaggaggcctactaacctgactcagttacatcagctctgtctggagaaatgggccaaaattcaccaacttattgtgggaagcttgtggaaggctacccaaaacgtttgacccaagttaaacaatttaaaggcaatgctgccaaatactaattgagtgtatgtgaacttctgacccactgggaatgtgatgaaagaaataaaagctgaaattaatcattctctctactattattctgacatttcacattcttaatataaagtggtgatcctaactgacctaaaacagggaatttttacaaggattaaatgtcaggaattgtgaaaaactgagtaaatgtatttgtctaaggtgtatgtaaacttcaactgtatctcattCAGTGATGTGATGCTTGAGAAATGTAAACATTACTGAGATTCATTACTATGACCCTGACGTACTTGGGTGGAGTGGCTCGCTGTCTTTTTCTGTGACCCTCAGATTCCTTCTCAGGGACGGGACAGCCTCTGAAGACTGTTGAGTGTTAATATGCCAAAATAGCATTTATTTTCCAGTGGAACTCCCATTGTTTTCGCGTTCTGAGGGGAATGATGCCCAAAACAGAAATGAGTGACAGAGGCCTGTCTAAAGTGGCATATCTATAAACTCTAAATGGAGGAAAGCAGGAGCTCCTGATTGCATTAAGATGACTCTGTTGGAAGGGGAGTAGAGGACTAGTTGTGTCAGCCAGGCACTCCCTGACTTGACCACTTCCTTGTTATTGACAGAGTAGGCCACTCAGGGCCTGACCTAGTTCATAGAGCGATGAGAAATGACACTTTCCCCCTCCAGGCAAGTTCCATTCAGGCACGAGGGGAGGACGGagactgtatatacagtaggctacaatagTCTATGTGGATCCCTGATCTCGATATTCAGTACTATTTCTGCTATTCTGTTCAGTTACTATTTCTGCTTTAACTTGTGACTTTCTGATAGGACTCCATGCAAAGGAATACACTTTGGCTTTGTGAAAACAATATATTCTCCTCAGTAGCACTAGAGTGTATTAATAAAAACGGATATAGCCAGAGACCGATCATTGCTTAGACCATGCTTAGTTTAAAATATGAATCAGCTAATACATAATGAATATGATTTTACTCTTTAGGCTCATCACTGAAACATAAGACCATTCAGAGGTGAATGAATGGCAGCAGAGTTGTGTTCTGTGTCCTCCCTGCTACATGTGGATACTCCCTCCAGCTCTATGTGGCCAGTAGCAGGGATGTGTTGATTTGCTAGGTTAACTGTCTCTTCCCATAGCCGCTGTATCTCTGAATGGGGTGAAGTGCCATGAGTCTGTCAAGAGAGACTAggataactgtctctctctctctctctctctctctctctctctctctctctcgcactctctctcgtCAGAGTGTGTCTGAGAACCCGGTGGCAGTGGGCAGTAGTCGCTGGGTGTCTCAGTGGGCCAGTCTATCTGCTAACCACACCAGGACTGACCCAGAAGGGTCTGGGGCTGAGTCACCTGCCTTCGTCCATCAGCAAAGAGGTACAGTAGGGCTCCTATATTTATCAAAACCAGGATCATGTGGATCTGCATCTGTATTTgtgaaggtgtattttcttcacATAATAGCAGAAAACTAGAAATGTAGCTttactatttttgtttatttctgCCAGAAGCGGATGCCTTTGAGTCGGGCATGTCCATCCGAAGCGCCAGCTCTGCCACCTCCAGTCTCACAGAGCGCAAACGCAGGACCCTCCCCCAGCTCCCTATCGACGACCCCCGGGCTAAGCCAGGGAAGAGCTTGTCCGGCCTAGGCCTGCATCGCTCAGAGATCGGAGAGAAACAGGACACGGAGCCCCAGGAGAAGAGCCAGGTGGAGCATAAAGGAGACGGGGCGTGCTTTACCTCCATAGAGGAGGGGGATATGATGAAGGGCAAACAGAAACAGACCAAGGCCCCGCTACAGGCCTCCTCCAAGCCCCCTCTTAGACCTATGAGCAGCAGTGAGAAGAGGTCCGAGGAGAGAAGGAGGCGGGCGGAGGACAGGATTCAGCACCACATCAAAGAAGGAGTGGATGGGGGGGAGAAGTCAGGGGGCAAACCTTTGGTTCGCCAGGGCAGTTTCACCATCGAGAAGCCCAGTGGTGTGGTGCCCATTGAGCTGATCCCCCGGATCAAATGTGGTGCTGGTGTCCTGGGCCGCGAGCGCAGCGACTCTGTGGGCAGCATGGACACAGCCACCCTGCTGAAGGACACAGAGGCTGTCATGGCCTTCCTGGAGGCCAAGCTGAGGGACGAGAACAAGCTGGACAGAGCCAACCGGGCAGGTTCCATCTCCCCCGAGTCAGACGTGGACACGGCCAGCACCTATAGCCAggtggcaggggagggagagaagaaagcaGCCCACCAGAAACGCCGCTCCCTAAGCAGCCTGCACAAGGAGAAGAGCAACCTAAGCTCAACCTCCAAAACCGCTGCCAGCACCAACGCCCGCGAGCGCCTGGAGAGAAAGACCAAGACCAGAACTGATCCCAGCCGGCCAGATGTCCGCCGCTCCGTCCAGCCTGCCTCCTCGCGGTCACGCCAACCATCCCAGGACCTCACGGATGACGATCAGACCTCGTCTTTCCCCATCTCCGACATCCTCTCCTCTGACCAGGAGAGTTTGTATAGTCGCTCGTACGGCCGCAGCCACTTCACCTCTACGGATGACCTGCTACATTCAAAACTGGAGGCCAAATCCAGCAGCAAGACCAGCTCCAGTAAGTCCAGTAAGACCCTCCAAGCCGCCACAGCTTCCTCTCTGGGGAAACAGGCCTCTCTGCCCCAGCCACGGCCTACCAGAACGTCCCTGCTCCGCCGGGCCCGGCTGGGGGACACGTCCGACACGGACCTGCCTGATGCAGACAGGATGTCTGTGGCCTCCGAGGTGTCCACCACCAGTTCCACATCCAAGCCTCCGTCTGGTCGTAAAGGCCCCTCGCGGCTGGACATGCTGGCCCAGCCCAGGAGGACGCGGCTGGGCTCCATCTCGGCCCGTAGTGACTCAGAGTGTACTGTGGGCCGGAGCAGCACCTCCTCCCCTCGCCTGTCTGCAGAGACCGCCCTGCGTCTGGGACTCCGCTCCTCCACCCCCACCGACAACAAAATGGCTCCTCGCATGAGGGCCAACAGTGTGTCCAAGCTGACCGAGGCCAAGTCCAGAATCAGCCCCTCCATCCACAGCACTCCCTCAGGTGAGATCCTGCTCTCATCTCCGATACATTCCCTCTGATATAAGGTACAGCTTGAAAAATTCAGTATTCTATTATTTAATGTAAAAAACAGTTAAGGGGTAAAGGAGCAAGTCAAATGCTATGTGTGTTCTTTTCCCAGCCCTTTGTCTCCCCCCCATTCTGGTGTAAAGGAATGTTTAGGATTTTTCCACAATTACATCATTGCAGTTTTTGGGTAGCTTCTTGTCCTTTCTTGGTCATTGTTTGTccttgtccatgtgtgtgttgtgatCAGTGTAAATCACTCTCattgtctggctgtctgtcctgTTCAGAGAGCCCtcagcctgagcctgagccttcAGAGGAGGAGCTCATGGGTACTGTACCAgagagagctctgtgtgtgtgtgtttagtgtggtGTGTTTAGTGTGGTGCGTTTAGTGTGGTGTGTTTAGTGTGgtgtgttaagtgtgtgt
The sequence above is a segment of the Oncorhynchus kisutch isolate 150728-3 linkage group LG25, Okis_V2, whole genome shotgun sequence genome. Coding sequences within it:
- the cep170aa gene encoding centrosomal protein of 170 kDa isoform X10; translation: MSLTSWFLVSSGGTRHRLPREMIFVGRDDCELMLQSRSVDKQHAVINYELTSDEHKVKDLGSLNGTFVNDVRIQEQMYITLKIDDKLRFGYDTNLFTVVRGEMTVPDEALQHEKFTSQLQLSKKPSNGEPTKSPAKSPPKSPAKTPKSSSCRPAESKAAEGTMEPSAKPSESHKGDDKMAGDIAALHRGTPLYGQPSWWGDGDADDENSFKQETKTCGKKHDSSAADGREPKRSERPREDGLGPEPSYFEIPTKEAQMAEDSIHEIPTKDTEGAAATASASAQGHASPHAFTIEFDDTSPGKVTIKDHVSKLTPDHRPRPKKASHSGSKDLSTLQAAMMVSESKVADWLAQNDPPTVRSESTEDSKSIKSDVPVHFKRLKGSKHEDGTQSDSENGIGLRFGNRRLALEERLRVAQGGQGGQGGRTTSNRTSFMIEFYDDENSRKRRSYSFSQTAPLLGGAAGEALCPTPPSHPKSPSTTATDFSKAPLSAALIAGAPTAARVLMKQRSEDQSIGRSSVSTGHQTIEPSPSEEGLRTPRSQGDRDREQEDDQSDKGTYTIELENRNPEEEEARRMIDKVFGVEQNQDPSVSGPVEHQQGEAGKEKKERKKTTETGETEKPSCLPSESVSENPVAVGSSRWVSQWASLSANHTRTDPEGSGAESPAFVHQQREADAFESGMSIRSASSATSSLTERKRRTLPQLPIDDPRAKPGKSLSGLGLHRSEIGEKQDTEPQEKSQVEHKGDGACFTSIEEGDMMKGKQKQTKAPLQASSKPPLRPMSSSEKRSEERRRRAEDRIQHHIKEGVDGGEKSGGKPLVRQGSFTIEKPSGVVPIELIPRIKCGAGVLGRERSDSVGSMDTATLLKDTEAVMAFLEAKLRDENKLDRANRAGSISPESDVDTASTYSQVAGEGEKKAAHQKRRSLSSLHKEKSNLSSTSKTAASTNARERLERKTKTRTDPSRPDVRRSVQPASSRSRQPSQDLTDDDQTSSFPISDILSSDQESLYSRSYGRSHFTSTDDLLHSKLEAKSSSKTSSSKSSKTLQAATASSLGKQASLPQPRPTRTSLLRRARLGDTSDTDLPDADRMSVASEVSTTSSTSKPPSGRKGPSRLDMLAQPRRTRLGSISARSDSECTVGRSSTSSPRLSAETALRLGLRSSTPTDNKMAPRMRANSVSKLTEAKSRISPSIHSTPSASNRWRRLPPEYGSTSEEEFGSNRNSPKPGRTLRPHSVLRGTRLGGSTSSLNSGQVGPGGMVLKHRMREQEEYIKDWTAHSEEIARLFPCVRRISQDLAKDLAILAREIHDVAGEIDSVSSSGTAPSTTVSTAATTPGSAIDTREELVDRVFDESLNFRKIPPMVQNKAPEINGRPVELRPRAPDSLDSHSALRRRTWNRDEAVVDSLLLTSVSQLSAKIRQSVDKTAGKIRILFKDKDRNWDEIESKLRSESDIPLLKTSNKQISSILVELKRVEKQLQVINVMVDPDGTLDALSSLGLTSPLTPKPTPGSQGPQEALPGPTASARGNTASSAPTEGSGSGSARDLGGLQFNRIHPSGEESAIPQK
- the cep170aa gene encoding centrosomal protein of 170 kDa isoform X11, giving the protein MSLTSWFLVSSGGTRHRLPREMIFVGRDDCELMLQSRSVDKQHAVINYELTSDEHKVKDLGSLNGTFVNDVRIQEQMYITLKIDDKLRFGYDTNLFTVVRGEMTVPDEALQHEKFTSQLQLSKKPSNGEPTKSPAKSPPKSPAKTPKSSSCRPAESKAAEGTMEPSAKPSESHKGDDKMAGDIAALHRGTPLYGQPSWWGDGDADDENSFKQETKTCGKKHDSSAADGREPKRSERPREDGLGPEPSYFEIPTKEAQMAEDSIHEIPTKDTEGAAATASASAQGHASPHAFTIEFDDTSPGKVTIKDHVSKLTPDHRPRPKKASHSGSKDLSTLQAAMMVSESKVADWLAQNDPPTVRSESTEDSKSIKSDVPVHFKRLKGSKHEDGTQSDSENGIGLRFGNRRLALEERLRVAQGGQGGQGGRTTSNRTSFMIEFYDDENSRKRRSYSFSQTAPLLGGAAGEALCPTPPSHPKSPSTTATDFSKAPLSAALIAGAPTAARVLMKQRSEDQSIGRSSVSTGHQTIEPSPSEEGLRTPRSQGDRDREQEDDQSDKGTYTIELENRNPEEEEARRMIDKVFGVEQNQDPSVSGPVEHQQGEAGKEKKERKKTTETGETEKPSCLPSESVSENPVAVGSSRWVSQWASLSANHTRTDPEGSGAESPAFVHQQREADAFESGMSIRSASSATSSLTERKRRTLPQLPIDDPRAKPGKSLSGLGLHRSEIGEKQDTEPQEKSQVEHKGDGACFTSIEEGDMMKGKQKQTKAPLQASSKPPLRPMSSSEKRSEERRRRAEDRIQHHIKEGVDGGEKSGGKPLVRQGSFTIEKPSGVVPIELIPRIKCGAGVLGRERSDSVGSMDTATLLKDTEAVMAFLEAKLRDENKLDRANRAGSISPESDVDTASTYSQVAGEGEKKAAHQKRRSLSSLHKEKSNLSSTSKTAASTNARERLERKTKTRTDPSRPDVRRSVQPASSRSRQPSQDLTDDDQTSSFPISDILSSDQESLYSRSYGRSHFTSTDDLLHSKLEAKSSSKTSSSKSSKTLQAATASSLGKQASLPQPRPTRTSLLRRARLGDTSDTDLPDADRMSVASEVSTTSSTSKPPSGRKGPSRLDMLAQPRRTRLGSISARSDSECTVGRSSTSSPRLSAETALRLGLRSSTPTDNKMAPRMRANSVSKLTEAKSRISPSIHSTPSASNRWRRLPPEYGSTSEEEFGSNRNSPKPGRTLRPHSVLRGTRLGGSTSSLNSGQVGPGGMVLKHRMREQEEYIKDWTAHSEEIARISQDLAKDLAILAREIHDVAGEIDSVSSSGTAPSTTVSTAATTPGSAIDTREELVDRVFDESLNFRKIPPMVQNKAPEINGRPVELRPRAPDSLDSHSALRRRTWNRDEAVVDSLLLTSVSQLSAKIRQSVDKTAGKIRILFKDKDRNWDEIESKLRSESDIPLLKTSNKQISSILVELKRVEKQLQVINVMVDPDGTLDALSSLGLTSPLTPKPTPGSQGPQEALPGPTASARGNTASSAPTEGSGSGSARDLGGLQFNRIHPSGEESAIPQK
- the cep170aa gene encoding centrosomal protein of 170 kDa isoform X6, translated to MSLTSWFLVSSGGTRHRLPREMIFVGRDDCELMLQSRSVDKQHAVINYELTSDEHKVKDLGSLNGTFVNDVRIQEQMYITLKIDDKLRFGYDTNLFTVVRGEMTVPDEALQHEKFTSQLQLSKKPSNGEPTKSPAKSPPKSPAKTPKSSSCRPAESKAAEGTMEPSAKPSESHKGDDKMAGDIAALHRGTPLYGQPSWWGDGDADDENSFKQETKTCGKKHDSSAADGREPKRSERPREDGLGPEPSYFEIPTKEAQMAEDSIHEIPTKDTEGAAATASASAQGHASPHAFTIEFDDTSPGKVTIKDHVSKLTPDHRPRPKKASHSGSKDLSTLQAAMMVSESKVADWLAQNDPPTVRSESTEDSKSIKSDVPVHFKRLKGSKHEDGTQSDSENGIGLRFGNRRLALEERLRVAQGGQGGQGGRTTSNRTSFMIEFYDDENSRKRRSYSFSQTAPLLGGAAGEALCPTPPSHPKSPSTTATDFSKAPLSAALIAGAPTAARVLMKQRSEDQSIGRSSVSTGHQTIEPSPSEEGLRTPRSQGDRDREQEDDQSDKGTYTIELENRNPEEEEARRMIDKVFGVEQNQDPSVSGPVEHQQGEAGKEKKERKKTTETGETEKPSCLPSESVSENPVAVGSSRWVSQWASLSANHTRTDPEGSGAESPAFVHQQREADAFESGMSIRSASSATSSLTERKRRTLPQLPIDDPRAKPGKSLSGLGLHRSEIGEKQDTEPQEKSQVEHKGDGACFTSIEEGDMMKGKQKQTKAPLQASSKPPLRPMSSSEKRSEERRRRAEDRIQHHIKEGVDGGEKSGGKPLVRQGSFTIEKPSGVVPIELIPRIKCGAGVLGRERSDSVGSMDTATLLKDTEAVMAFLEAKLRDENKLDRANRAGSISPESDVDTASTYSQVAGEGEKKAAHQKRRSLSSLHKEKSNLSSTSKTAASTNARERLERKTKTRTDPSRPDVRRSVQPASSRSRQPSQDLTDDDQTSSFPISDILSSDQESLYSRSYGRSHFTSTDDLLHSKLEAKSSSKTSSSKSSKTLQAATASSLGKQASLPQPRPTRTSLLRRARLGDTSDTDLPDADRMSVASEVSTTSSTSKPPSGRKGPSRLDMLAQPRRTRLGSISARSDSECTVGRSSTSSPRLSAETALRLGLRSSTPTDNKMAPRMRANSVSKLTEAKSRISPSIHSTPSASNRWRRLPPEYGSTSEEEFGSNRNSPKPGRTLRPHSVLRGTRLGGSTSSLNSGQVGPGGMVLKHRMREQEEYIKDWTAHSEEIARLFPCVRRISQDLAKDLAILAREIHDVAGEIDSVSSSGTAPSTTVSTAATTPGSAIDTREEVGRTQEGKQKLVDRVFDESLNFRKIPPMVQNKAPEINGRPVELRPRAPDSLDSHSALRRRTWNRDEAVVDSLLLTSVSQLSAKIRQSVDKTAGKIRILFKDKDRNWDEIESKLRSESDIPLLKTSNKQISSILVELKRVEKQLQVINVMVDPDGTLDALSSLGLTSPLTPKPTPGSQGPQEALPGPTASARGNTASSAPTEGSGSGSARDLGGLQFNRIHPSGEESAIPQK